The following proteins come from a genomic window of Candidatus Bipolaricaulis sibiricus:
- a CDS encoding D-3-phosphoglycerate dehydrogenase produces MARVLIATAMFAEVLERLRRAGHDVDVCEGRPSAAELAQAEALICPLSLPVRAELLNAAPRLRVVANLGAGVDNIDVGAAARRGVAVTNTPDVLTEATADLGWALLLGVARRIVEADQDLRSHGFPGWAFLPPHLGADVSGRTLGVVGFGRIGQAVARRGRGFGMQVFYTSRSSKPAAEEETGAQPLALDELLSRSDFVVLCVPLTRETRHMIGERELGLMRQDAILVNIARGPVVDEAALVAALRAGTIRGAGLDVFEDEPRVHPDLLGMRNVILTPHVGSATVTTRRRMADLACDAVLAVLAGKVPANLVSAPSPEDLGTRGTPTV; encoded by the coding sequence ATGGCACGGGTCCTGATTGCAACAGCGATGTTCGCGGAGGTACTGGAGCGCCTTCGCCGAGCGGGGCACGACGTGGACGTGTGCGAGGGCCGCCCGTCGGCCGCGGAGCTGGCGCAGGCCGAGGCGCTGATCTGCCCGCTCTCCCTCCCTGTGCGTGCAGAGCTCTTGAACGCCGCGCCTCGGTTGCGGGTTGTGGCCAATCTCGGGGCAGGAGTGGACAACATCGACGTCGGGGCCGCCGCGCGACGGGGAGTAGCGGTGACCAACACGCCCGATGTGCTCACGGAGGCAACGGCCGACCTGGGGTGGGCCCTCCTTCTCGGCGTGGCCCGCCGCATCGTGGAGGCTGACCAGGACCTTCGTAGTCACGGGTTCCCGGGTTGGGCGTTTCTCCCTCCGCATCTCGGGGCGGACGTCAGCGGGAGGACGCTCGGCGTGGTGGGGTTCGGTCGGATCGGGCAGGCAGTGGCGCGGCGGGGACGCGGGTTCGGGATGCAGGTTTTCTACACGTCCCGGTCGTCCAAACCCGCGGCCGAGGAGGAGACGGGGGCACAGCCCCTCGCGCTGGATGAGCTTCTGTCGCGCAGTGACTTCGTCGTTCTCTGCGTCCCGCTGACCCGCGAGACGAGGCACATGATTGGGGAGCGGGAGCTGGGGTTGATGCGACAGGACGCGATCCTCGTGAACATTGCGCGCGGGCCGGTGGTAGACGAGGCTGCCCTGGTGGCCGCCCTCCGCGCGGGTACGATCCGAGGCGCCGGTCTTGACGTGTTCGAGGACGAGCCGCGGGTCCATCCAGACCTCCTTGGGATGCGCAACGTCATCCTCACCCCCCATGTCGGTTCTGCGACGGTTACCACACGGAGGAGAATGGCTGATCTGGCCTGCGATGCTGTCCTCGCGGTGTTGGCGGGCAAGGTGCCCGCGAACCTGGTCTCGGCACCTTCCCCTGAAGACCTGGGAACCCGGGGCACGCCCACGGTGTAG
- a CDS encoding Ornithine carbamoyltransferase, whose amino-acid sequence MTKRDFVTIADWRADELRELLELALHLKREHRAGISHEEILRGKTLAMVFQKPSLRTRVSFEVGMTQLGGHALYLGPDDIKLGKRETTEDIALNLSRYVDGVMARVFGHEIVEELARYATVPVINGLSDLHHPCQALGDMLTILERRGELRGTALSFIGDGNNVAHSLIEAAGRLGLRFRIACPEGHEPNAEVVRAARAGGAMVEITHDPRAAARGADVLYTDVWASMGQEEEAAARRARFRGFTVDVELVEAANPGCLVMHCLPAHYGEEITYEASRLPNSVLFDQAENRLHAQKAILARLLS is encoded by the coding sequence ATGACGAAGAGGGATTTCGTGACGATTGCGGATTGGCGGGCTGACGAGCTCCGAGAGCTTCTGGAGCTCGCGCTTCACCTGAAGCGGGAGCACCGGGCGGGGATCTCCCACGAGGAGATCCTCCGGGGGAAGACCCTCGCCATGGTTTTCCAGAAGCCGTCGCTGCGGACGCGCGTTTCGTTTGAGGTGGGGATGACCCAGCTGGGCGGCCACGCCCTGTACCTTGGGCCAGACGACATCAAACTGGGAAAGCGGGAAACCACCGAGGACATCGCGCTCAACCTCTCGCGTTACGTAGACGGGGTCATGGCGCGCGTGTTTGGGCATGAGATCGTGGAGGAGCTGGCCCGCTACGCGACCGTTCCGGTGATCAATGGCCTCTCCGACCTCCATCACCCGTGCCAGGCTCTCGGCGACATGCTCACGATTCTTGAGAGACGGGGCGAGCTCCGGGGGACTGCGCTGTCGTTCATCGGTGACGGGAACAACGTTGCCCACTCGTTGATCGAGGCTGCGGGCCGCTTGGGGCTGCGGTTCCGGATCGCCTGCCCTGAGGGGCACGAGCCCAATGCGGAAGTCGTTCGTGCCGCTCGCGCGGGAGGGGCGATGGTGGAGATCACCCATGACCCGAGGGCAGCCGCGCGCGGCGCAGACGTCCTCTACACCGACGTCTGGGCGAGCATGGGCCAAGAAGAGGAGGCCGCGGCCCGCAGGGCCCGCTTCCGTGGGTTCACAGTGGACGTCGAGCTCGTCGAGGCAGCGAACCCCGGATGCCTCGTCATGCACTGCCTGCCCGCCCACTACGGCGAGGAAATCACCTACGAGGCGTCTCGGCTTCCGAACTCGGTGTTGTTCGATCAGGCCGAGAACCGTCTCCATGCACAGAAGGCGATCCTGGCGCGCTTGCTCTCCTGA
- a CDS encoding Glutamyl-tRNA synthetase — protein MEPMASVRTRFAPSPTGYLHVGGGRTALFNWLYARHHHGTFILRIEDTDRTRSTDEAIAQIFASLRWLGLDWDELYRQTDRFDRHREVAAELLERGAAYESEGALWFRVPREGATVVPDLLAGEVTVQHAELKDLVILRSDGTPTYNFACVVDDHDMEITHVIRGAEHLNNSPKQLLIYQALGWAPPLFAHVPLILGPDRAKLSKRHGAGSVLDYDERGVLPEALVNFLARLGWSHGDQEVFSREELVALFDLPGVNTSPAVFDDEKLLWLNHEWLRRLDPQRLATLLAARIVARGVADQAVVDATGLDKLARAAVLLRERGRTLVEMADRARPYLPGPIPLPDEAHALLTPEVKAALREVAARVEALGNATAQAFEGLLRQVGDELGVPLKTLAPAVRIVVTGSRVGPGLYDVLAVMGREIVADRLRAAAGDGKEG, from the coding sequence ATGGAGCCTATGGCTTCGGTACGCACGCGATTCGCGCCCAGTCCCACCGGGTATCTCCACGTGGGGGGCGGCCGGACAGCCCTGTTCAACTGGCTCTATGCCCGCCATCACCACGGGACGTTCATCCTGCGCATCGAGGACACCGACCGCACCCGGTCAACGGATGAGGCCATCGCGCAGATCTTCGCCTCGCTTCGCTGGCTGGGATTGGACTGGGATGAGCTGTACCGACAGACGGACCGGTTCGACCGCCACCGCGAGGTTGCGGCCGAGCTACTAGAACGCGGAGCAGCATACGAGTCAGAGGGTGCTCTATGGTTCCGGGTTCCTCGGGAGGGGGCCACGGTCGTGCCCGATCTCCTTGCTGGCGAGGTCACCGTGCAGCACGCAGAGCTGAAGGACCTGGTCATCCTCCGGTCGGATGGAACTCCCACCTACAACTTTGCGTGCGTGGTCGATGACCACGACATGGAGATCACCCACGTCATCCGCGGTGCGGAACACCTCAACAACTCGCCCAAGCAGCTCCTGATCTACCAAGCGCTAGGATGGGCTCCCCCCCTGTTCGCCCACGTTCCCCTCATCCTTGGGCCGGACCGGGCGAAGCTCTCCAAACGCCATGGGGCAGGGTCGGTGCTCGACTACGATGAGCGAGGCGTTCTCCCGGAGGCGCTGGTCAACTTTCTGGCGCGGCTGGGGTGGTCCCATGGAGACCAGGAGGTGTTCTCGCGAGAGGAGCTCGTTGCCCTGTTCGACCTCCCCGGGGTCAACACCTCGCCGGCAGTCTTCGACGACGAGAAGCTTCTCTGGCTCAATCACGAGTGGCTGCGAAGGCTCGATCCACAACGGCTGGCCACGCTCCTTGCGGCGCGCATCGTGGCCCGGGGGGTGGCGGACCAGGCGGTGGTTGACGCTACGGGCTTGGACAAGCTCGCGCGGGCGGCCGTTCTCCTCCGCGAACGGGGACGGACCCTCGTTGAGATGGCCGATCGGGCGCGGCCCTACCTGCCGGGGCCGATCCCCCTCCCTGACGAGGCGCACGCCCTCCTCACCCCGGAGGTCAAGGCAGCGCTGCGCGAGGTGGCGGCACGGGTGGAGGCACTGGGGAATGCCACGGCACAAGCGTTCGAGGGGTTGCTGCGCCAGGTTGGCGACGAGCTGGGGGTTCCTCTGAAGACGCTCGCGCCAGCGGTCCGCATCGTGGTGACGGGATCGCGGGTCGGGCCAGGGCTGTACGATGTGCTGGCGGTTATGGGCCGGGAGATCGTCGCTGACCGGCTGCGCGCCGCGGCGGGGGATGGAAAGGAAGGATGA